Proteins from a genomic interval of Paenibacillus lentus:
- the prsW gene encoding glutamic-type intramembrane protease PrsW, with product MIFFSIATAAVAPGIALLTYFYLKDKYEAEPLHMVIKVFLLGFMIVLPVMIVQSGLMLWLGEGSLVNAFLVSAGVEEAFKWFVLFHMIYNHTEFDEPYDGILYATAISLGFATVENVIYSFAQQATVGTLLIRALLPVSGHAMFGVMMGYYMGRAKFSTGKDSHRFLAYSLLLPLFYHGLYDWILDNITHYWIWYIVPLMAFLWYGGIGKMYRANKRSPFRRLLKDRVNNTENGAS from the coding sequence TTGATTTTTTTCTCGATTGCGACCGCAGCGGTAGCCCCCGGAATCGCCTTGCTTACTTATTTCTATCTTAAGGACAAGTATGAAGCCGAACCGCTGCATATGGTCATAAAGGTTTTCTTACTCGGCTTTATGATCGTCTTGCCCGTTATGATTGTTCAAAGCGGCTTGATGCTTTGGCTGGGAGAAGGCTCGTTAGTAAATGCTTTTCTAGTTTCGGCCGGCGTAGAGGAAGCGTTTAAATGGTTTGTGCTGTTTCACATGATCTACAATCATACGGAGTTCGATGAACCCTATGACGGGATTCTATATGCCACGGCCATTTCGCTTGGCTTCGCCACCGTAGAGAATGTGATTTACTCTTTTGCACAACAGGCTACAGTAGGAACCTTGCTGATCCGGGCGTTACTGCCTGTTTCAGGGCATGCTATGTTTGGGGTTATGATGGGCTACTATATGGGGCGAGCTAAATTTTCTACGGGAAAAGATAGCCACAGGTTTCTTGCCTATTCGTTGTTACTACCCTTGTTCTATCATGGTCTTTACGACTGGATCTTGGATAATATTACCCACTATTGGATTTGGTATATTGTTCCTTTGATGGCGTTCTTATGGTATGGGGGAATCGGCAAAATGTATAGGGCTAACAAGAGATCACCCTTTCGGCGGCTGCTCAAGGACAGGGTTAACAATACAGAAAATGGGGCATCCTAA
- the ypeB gene encoding germination protein YpeB — MYKRLSAILFPIAAVLLVGSLMWGYQENQEKNAILIKAENQYQRAFHNLSFHVDKLHGELGNTLAVHSASTGAQRKGLVNVWRITSEAQNEINQLPLTLLPFNKTEEFLSRISKFSYQAGVRDLTKQPLSETEMKNLKELYKSSAQISKQLGEVQDKVLSKRLRWMDVETALANPNDPQDNTIIDGFKTVDKKVGEYPELDWGPSVASIYNKRSVKKLGGHPVTVNDIKNKAARFAGVQSPQNIKVTENGKGTEWSSYTAKVQGNDQSESVTLDFTRNGGHLINYWSDRHIGPKAISQGAARARADQFLKNKGYNDLTPVTYDEYDNIGSFTFVRKDGDVLIYPEKISVRVALDNGSVIGMQASDYVYEHQDGIERKMSKPKLSVEQARKYLNPEYKEQYHRLALIENDLAEKVMTYEFGGAINGSRYRIYLNADNGNEEVVEQIRDGHANRNSM, encoded by the coding sequence TTGTATAAACGTTTAAGTGCCATATTGTTTCCGATCGCTGCGGTTCTGCTAGTCGGATCTTTAATGTGGGGTTATCAAGAAAACCAAGAAAAGAATGCGATTCTTATTAAGGCGGAAAATCAGTATCAGCGAGCATTTCATAATCTGTCGTTTCATGTCGACAAGCTGCATGGAGAACTGGGGAATACACTTGCGGTGCATAGTGCTTCCACAGGGGCACAGCGTAAGGGCTTAGTGAACGTGTGGAGAATTACGAGTGAGGCGCAAAACGAAATCAACCAGCTGCCATTGACCTTGCTTCCATTCAACAAAACGGAGGAATTCTTGTCCCGCATCTCTAAATTCTCCTATCAGGCCGGAGTACGTGATTTGACCAAGCAGCCGTTAAGCGAGACAGAAATGAAGAATTTGAAGGAGCTATATAAGAGCTCGGCCCAAATTTCCAAGCAACTGGGGGAAGTACAGGATAAGGTTCTCTCCAAACGTCTTCGCTGGATGGATGTAGAGACAGCGCTCGCGAATCCGAACGATCCACAGGATAATACAATCATTGACGGCTTCAAGACGGTTGATAAGAAAGTTGGGGAATATCCGGAGCTGGACTGGGGCCCGTCCGTCGCAAGCATTTATAACAAACGGTCTGTTAAGAAGCTCGGAGGACATCCCGTAACTGTAAATGATATTAAGAATAAAGCGGCCAGGTTCGCCGGAGTGCAATCCCCGCAAAATATTAAGGTAACCGAGAATGGCAAGGGGACAGAGTGGTCATCCTATACCGCCAAAGTCCAAGGAAACGATCAGTCTGAATCAGTTACGCTGGATTTCACGCGCAATGGCGGCCATCTGATTAACTATTGGAGCGATCGACATATCGGGCCTAAGGCAATCTCTCAAGGTGCGGCGAGAGCAAGAGCGGATCAGTTTCTTAAAAATAAGGGCTATAATGACTTAACGCCGGTGACTTACGACGAGTATGATAATATCGGCAGTTTCACTTTTGTTAGGAAAGATGGAGATGTGCTGATTTACCCAGAGAAAATCTCAGTAAGGGTTGCCTTGGATAACGGTTCCGTTATCGGAATGCAAGCAAGTGATTATGTCTATGAGCATCAAGACGGGATAGAGCGAAAGATGTCTAAGCCCAAGCTTTCGGTCGAGCAGGCTCGCAAATACTTGAATCCGGAATATAAGGAACAATATCATCGTCTTGCGTTAATTGAAAACGATTTGGCTGAAAAAGTGATGACCTATGAATTCGGAGGAGCTATTAACGGCTCGCGGTATCGAATTTACCTTAATGCCGATAATGGGAACGAAGAAGTCGTTGAGCAAATTCGCGATGGCCATG